The following proteins come from a genomic window of Candidatus Nealsonbacteria bacterium:
- the rpsD gene encoding 30S ribosomal protein S4 produces MKKTSKCKICRRLGTKLFLKGDRCFTTKCPMIRRPYPPGMKTRMNKGLSQYGREFKEKQKLKKWYGLREVQFKNYVKDILSKRSSVKSKDSPTLLIQKLESRFDNVIFKMGLVSSRAFSRQLISHGHFLINGKKVNIPSYHLKIGDKITVSEKSLKKNVFKSVLSSLDKKTPPSWILIDPKKAEGTIKSFPSLEEVAPPVEISLIFEFYSR; encoded by the coding sequence ATGAAGAAGACTTCAAAATGTAAAATTTGCAGAAGATTGGGAACCAAACTATTTCTTAAAGGAGACAGGTGTTTTACCACAAAGTGTCCGATGATTAGGCGTCCTTATCCTCCCGGAATGAAAACAAGAATGAACAAGGGCCTTTCCCAATACGGAAGAGAATTTAAAGAAAAGCAAAAATTAAAAAAATGGTACGGCTTAAGAGAGGTTCAGTTTAAAAATTATGTAAAAGATATTTTAAGCAAACGTTCTTCAGTGAAATCTAAAGATTCTCCAACTCTTTTAATTCAAAAATTAGAATCGAGGTTTGATAATGTAATTTTTAAAATGGGGCTGGTCAGTTCCCGAGCTTTTTCCCGCCAGCTGATTTCCCATGGCCATTTTTTAATCAACGGGAAAAAAGTTAACATTCCAAGTTATCATTTAAAGATAGGAGACAAAATTACAGTTTCCGAGAAATCATTAAAAAAGAACGTTTTCAAAAGCGTGCTATCTTCTTTGGATAAAAAAACTCCTCCTTCCTGGATTTTGATTGATCCTAAAAAAGCCGAAGGAACTATAAAATCTTTTCCGTCATTGGAAGAAGTTGCTCCGCCCGTGGAAATATCTTTAATTTTCGAATTTTATTCTCGTTAA
- a CDS encoding rod shape-determining protein: MFSKKIGIDLGTCNSLVFIPKKGVVLQEPSVVAVFLTENKILAVGNEAKEMIGRTPDAIKVFRPLKSGVIADYRITQVMLKHFIDTALGRFRLFKPELMISVPAGITSTEKRAVIEAGLAAGARHAFVAKEPILAAIGAGIPINSSCGHMIVDIGGGTSEVAVISLGGIVTCSSVRVAGDRMDEAISDYIRKKYNLAIGDQTAEEIKIKIGTALPDREKRYLEIRGRDLLSGLPQNIKISSHEVCEAIANVLNDIVQVIKVVLRDTPPELSADIMDKGMIISGGGALLRNLDRLISQRTGVPCFVAEDSLLCVAKGTGAVLESLELYKKSIMSKK; encoded by the coding sequence ATGTTTTCAAAAAAAATTGGAATTGATCTTGGAACTTGTAATTCTTTGGTTTTTATACCTAAAAAAGGAGTAGTTTTGCAGGAGCCCTCAGTGGTTGCTGTTTTTTTAACTGAAAATAAGATTTTGGCAGTAGGAAACGAAGCTAAGGAAATGATTGGCCGAACTCCGGACGCTATTAAGGTTTTTCGGCCTTTAAAAAGCGGGGTAATCGCTGATTATCGGATAACTCAAGTAATGTTAAAGCATTTTATTGACACTGCCCTGGGTCGTTTTCGGCTTTTTAAGCCGGAACTCATGATTTCGGTGCCGGCCGGCATCACTTCCACGGAAAAAAGAGCGGTTATTGAAGCTGGCTTGGCGGCCGGAGCCAGACACGCCTTTGTGGCAAAAGAACCGATTTTAGCCGCTATCGGCGCCGGCATTCCCATTAATTCTTCCTGCGGCCATATGATTGTTGATATAGGCGGCGGGACGTCGGAGGTGGCGGTAATTTCTTTGGGCGGGATAGTTACCTGCAGTTCAGTAAGAGTGGCCGGCGACAGAATGGATGAGGCAATTTCAGATTATATCAGGAAAAAATATAATTTAGCCATCGGAGACCAGACCGCTGAAGAAATAAAAATAAAAATTGGCACTGCTTTGCCCGACCGGGAGAAAAGATATTTGGAAATTAGGGGCAGGGATTTGCTTTCCGGTCTTCCTCAAAATATAAAAATTTCTTCCCATGAAGTTTGCGAGGCGATTGCCAATGTTTTGAACGATATTGTTCAGGTTATAAAAGTTGTTTTAAGAGACACTCCTCCCGAGTTATCCGCCGATATTATGGACAAAGGAATGATTATTTCCGGAGGAGGGGCGTTGTTAAGGAATCTCGACCGTTTGATTTCCCAGCGCACCGGAGTTCCTTGTTTTGTGGCTGAAGATTCTTTGCTTTGCGTTGCGAAGGGCACCGGAGCGGTCTTGGAAAGCTTGGAACTCTATAAAAAATCCATAATGTCTAAAAAATAA
- the murA gene encoding UDP-N-acetylglucosamine 1-carboxyvinyltransferase encodes MSDKFVIYGGKPLSGTIEMAGSKNAAGPILAASLLTDEEVIIDNLPLVSDIVNLIEVLKGIGAEIEWLSPRKIRIKAKNINSQNLDFDKIAKTRVSVLLIGPLLARFRNFKMARPGGDKIGIRPIYTHLEALKKLGAEISIEGDFYQFKTKELKGGEVVLKEFSVTATENVMMAAVLAQGKTRIMGAACEPHVQDLGKMLILMGAKIEGLGTHTIEIEGVEKLHGISYKIISDPIEAGTFMIAGCLTSGQVEIKNIESEHLTLFLDKLEEAGVNFKKELNSISVNYSPNLKAVRVQALPYPGFPTDLLPIFAAFLTQAEGKSLIHDPLYENRFSHLQELRKMGADIEMVDPHRAIIFGKTSLQGLKIESWDIRAGAALIIAGLVAQGKTTIENVFQIDRGYEKIEEKLQKLGADIKRIRA; translated from the coding sequence ATGTCAGATAAATTTGTTATTTACGGCGGGAAGCCGTTAAGCGGAACAATAGAAATGGCCGGTTCAAAAAACGCAGCGGGTCCCATATTAGCCGCTTCTCTTTTGACCGACGAAGAGGTTATTATAGATAACCTGCCTTTGGTTTCCGATATAGTTAATTTAATAGAAGTTTTAAAAGGCATTGGAGCTGAAATAGAGTGGCTGTCTCCGAGAAAAATCAGAATAAAAGCAAAAAATATAAATTCTCAAAATCTTGATTTTGACAAGATAGCCAAAACCCGGGTTTCGGTTCTTTTAATCGGGCCTTTATTGGCTCGTTTCAGAAATTTTAAAATGGCTCGTCCCGGCGGGGACAAAATAGGAATAAGGCCGATTTATACTCATTTGGAAGCTTTAAAAAAACTGGGAGCTGAAATTTCAATTGAAGGAGATTTTTATCAATTTAAAACAAAAGAACTGAAAGGCGGGGAGGTTGTTTTAAAAGAATTTAGCGTGACAGCTACCGAGAACGTAATGATGGCGGCTGTTTTGGCTCAAGGCAAAACAAGAATCATGGGAGCTGCTTGCGAGCCTCATGTCCAAGATTTAGGAAAAATGCTCATTTTAATGGGGGCTAAAATAGAAGGACTTGGGACTCATACCATAGAAATAGAGGGAGTGGAAAAATTACACGGCATATCTTATAAAATAATTTCGGACCCGATTGAAGCCGGGACTTTTATGATAGCCGGTTGCCTTACTTCGGGCCAAGTTGAGATAAAAAACATAGAGAGCGAACATCTGACTCTTTTCTTGGATAAACTGGAGGAGGCTGGCGTTAATTTTAAAAAAGAATTAAACTCAATAAGCGTGAATTATTCGCCGAATTTAAAAGCAGTAAGGGTTCAGGCCCTGCCTTATCCCGGGTTTCCGACCGACCTTTTGCCTATTTTTGCCGCTTTTTTAACTCAAGCTGAGGGAAAAAGTTTGATTCACGACCCGCTGTATGAAAACCGTTTCAGCCATCTTCAAGAACTAAGAAAAATGGGAGCGGACATTGAAATGGTTGACCCTCATCGGGCAATAATTTTTGGAAAAACATCTTTACAGGGTTTAAAAATTGAAAGCTGGGATATCAGGGCGGGAGCGGCGCTTATTATTGCCGGTTTGGTGGCCCAAGGCAAGACAACCATTGAAAATGTTTTTCAGATTGACCGGGGTTACGAAAAAATAGAAGAAAAACTTCAAAAATTAGGAGCAGACATTAAGCGTATTCGTGCCTAA
- the rplM gene encoding 50S ribosomal protein L13: MEKRKTHTIDADGQILGRLASQIALLLQGKNSPNYDPSQDMGDIVVIKNIEKIKVTGKKFDQKIYYHYSGYHGGLKRVPFSKLFEKRPSEVLRIAVLGMLPKNKLRAKRIKRLKFTK; encoded by the coding sequence ATGGAAAAAAGAAAAACCCATACAATCGATGCCGATGGCCAGATTTTAGGAAGATTGGCGAGCCAGATAGCGCTTTTGCTTCAAGGGAAAAACAGCCCGAATTATGACCCTTCTCAGGACATGGGAGATATTGTGGTGATTAAAAATATAGAGAAAATTAAGGTTACCGGCAAAAAGTTTGATCAAAAAATATATTATCATTATAGCGGATATCATGGAGGATTGAAGAGAGTTCCTTTCAGCAAATTATTCGAAAAGAGACCTTCAGAAGTTTTAAGGATAGCTGTTTTGGGAATGTTGCCTAAAAATAAACTAAGAGCCAAAAGAATCAAAAGATTAAAATTTACGAAGTAA
- a CDS encoding DNA-3-methyladenine glycosylase — MKKRISKNFYIRPTLKVAKDLLGKNLIRKIGKEKLIGKIVETEAYIGPKDKASHAYCWKMTERNKVEYLEGGRIYIYLCYGMHWQLNFTTQKQGKPECVLIRALEPILKYKNLKEIKNLTTGPGKLCRWLKLDKSFYGEDLIKSKRIWLEGGGEKMKKSQIMAARRIGIDYAGSWAKKPWRFYIKNNPFVSTLR; from the coding sequence ATGAAAAAAAGAATTTCTAAAAATTTTTATATTCGACCAACCCTGAAGGTGGCCAAGGACCTTTTAGGAAAGAATTTAATCAGGAAAATCGGAAAAGAAAAATTAATAGGCAAGATAGTTGAAACCGAAGCTTATATCGGTCCCAAAGATAAGGCTTCTCATGCTTATTGTTGGAAAATGACGGAAAGAAACAAGGTTGAGTATTTGGAAGGAGGCCGGATTTATATATACCTTTGCTATGGAATGCACTGGCAACTGAATTTTACAACCCAAAAACAAGGAAAGCCAGAGTGTGTTTTGATTCGAGCGCTGGAGCCTATTTTGAAATACAAAAATTTAAAAGAAATTAAAAATTTGACAACAGGTCCCGGAAAATTGTGCCGGTGGCTAAAACTGGACAAGTCATTTTACGGAGAAGATTTGATAAAATCAAAAAGAATTTGGCTGGAGGGCGGGGGAGAGAAGATGAAAAAAAGCCAGATTATGGCTGCAAGAAGAATCGGCATAGATTATGCCGGCTCTTGGGCTAAAAAACCTTGGAGGTTTTATATAAAGAACAACCCTTTCGTATCAACCCTTAGATAG
- the rpsI gene encoding 30S ribosomal protein S9: MPRIKKIEIKKTEIKKKPKVKPKEEDKYFEAVGRRKTAVARARLYGKGEKEILINEKPYKSYFPALKLQQVVIDALDKMKCLDKFRAQILVKGGGTQAQAEAVRHAISRALVLFNIDFKKRLRKVGYLTRDPRMRERKKFGLKRARRAPQWQKR, translated from the coding sequence ATGCCAAGAATTAAAAAAATTGAAATTAAGAAAACTGAAATAAAAAAGAAACCTAAAGTCAAACCCAAAGAAGAGGATAAATATTTTGAGGCCGTAGGCCGAAGAAAGACGGCCGTGGCCAGAGCTCGGCTTTATGGTAAGGGAGAAAAAGAAATTTTAATTAACGAAAAGCCTTATAAATCTTATTTTCCCGCCTTGAAACTTCAGCAAGTAGTGATAGATGCTTTAGATAAAATGAAATGCTTGGATAAGTTTAGGGCTCAGATTTTGGTAAAGGGCGGTGGAACTCAAGCTCAGGCGGAAGCGGTAAGACACGCTATCTCCCGGGCTTTAGTTTTATTTAATATTGATTTTAAAAAACGCTTAAGAAAGGTGGGATATTTAACCCGCGATCCAAGGATGAGAGAAAGAAAGAAGTTTGGGTTAAAGCGAGCTCGCCGAGCTCCACAGTGGCAAAAAAGATAG
- the rpsK gene encoding 30S ribosomal protein S11 has product MDEKIKKTVKIKEAKRVREGKIYISSSYNNTVITLTDLKGNTLGWTSAGNIGFKGTKKATPFAASKVAGRICEIAQKIGMEKADIIIKGVGSGRESAIRSLATHGLDINSIKDLTPIPHNGCRPPKVRRV; this is encoded by the coding sequence ATTGACGAAAAAATAAAAAAGACGGTAAAGATCAAGGAAGCCAAGAGAGTCAGAGAAGGAAAGATTTATATCAGTTCTTCTTACAATAATACAGTTATCACCCTGACTGATTTAAAGGGTAATACTTTGGGTTGGACTTCGGCCGGCAATATCGGCTTTAAGGGGACTAAAAAAGCCACTCCTTTTGCCGCTTCCAAAGTAGCGGGCCGTATTTGTGAAATTGCCCAAAAAATAGGAATGGAAAAGGCTGATATTATAATCAAAGGAGTGGGTTCGGGTCGGGAATCTGCCATCAGGTCTTTAGCTACCCACGGTTTAGACATTAATTCCATAAAAGATTTAACTCCGATTCCTCATAATGGCTGTCGGCCGCCAAAGGTCCGCCGAGTATAA
- a CDS encoding PP2C family serine/threonine-protein phosphatase: MTYFSASYTDFIKFNRKPNEDFYLISSVSPIFTVADGVTQGRFESGAYAFPTGARAAAQIFCYTNLEFLEKNIDFKQKDNLGFNKALIEKSFNLANRRIKELNINEGINKKLNYFDYDWFDAVGALGFILGNNLYYGFVGDCGLAIFNKANQLKFQTKDEVQPFLEKAKKIYKNWGELSFKQKSIIQHKDFRNSHSGQGYGSFSGEEGVKKYYQIDRKSLNEGDLVIFYSDGFSDYFKEPVFIEILRRKDKKSLSVLTLEKAKNNPLKYGTDRTLISINF; this comes from the coding sequence ATGACTTATTTCTCTGCATCATATACTGATTTTATAAAGTTCAATAGAAAGCCCAATGAGGACTTTTATTTGATTTCTTCAGTATCTCCAATTTTTACGGTGGCTGACGGAGTAACCCAGGGCCGTTTTGAATCCGGAGCTTACGCTTTTCCGACCGGGGCCAGAGCTGCGGCCCAGATTTTTTGTTATACCAATTTAGAGTTTTTAGAGAAAAACATTGATTTTAAACAAAAAGATAACTTAGGGTTTAATAAGGCTCTTATTGAAAAATCTTTTAATTTAGCAAATCGGCGTATTAAGGAATTGAATATAAACGAGGGAATAAATAAAAAATTAAATTATTTTGATTATGATTGGTTTGACGCAGTAGGAGCGCTGGGCTTTATCCTGGGAAATAATTTATATTACGGGTTTGTGGGCGATTGCGGTTTAGCGATTTTTAACAAAGCGAATCAATTAAAATTTCAAACCAAAGATGAGGTTCAGCCCTTTTTAGAAAAAGCCAAAAAAATTTATAAAAACTGGGGAGAGTTGTCTTTCAAACAAAAATCAATAATCCAGCATAAAGATTTCAGGAATAGCCATTCGGGCCAAGGTTACGGTTCATTTTCCGGGGAAGAGGGGGTTAAAAAATATTATCAAATTGACAGGAAATCGTTGAACGAGGGGGATTTGGTTATCTTTTATTCCGACGGGTTTTCTGACTATTTTAAAGAACCGGTTTTTATTGAAATTTTGAGAAGAAAGGACAAAAAATCTTTAAGCGTTTTAACTCTTGAAAAAGCAAAAAATAATCCTTTAAAATACGGTACGGACAGAACCTTGATTTCCATAAATTTTTGA
- the holB gene encoding DNA polymerase III subunit delta', with product MEILGHHSIWKFLKNSAEYGKVSHAYLFFGPERVGKKTIAFEFIKLLNCQEKNFKNKPCEKCQSCKDLERKSHPDFILIEPQPEKKEIEIAQIKNLTWQLSLKKYYSPFKAAIIDSAHLMNQEAQNCLLKTLEEPKGQAIIILTTAFPELLLPTIVSRTKRIRFSRVAKKEMENFLKNKEISEEKIKKLISVGWGRPGEIMDFLNNPEKLKVREERIEELKNLIGSPLNVRFEYAKKITQDAWQLKEILDIWLEYFRNNLFSLVGSSDEKKSFLKLKKNINLIQDINFLLSKTEINPTLALENLLLEI from the coding sequence ATGGAGATTCTGGGGCACCATTCTATCTGGAAGTTTTTAAAAAACTCAGCTGAATATGGGAAAGTTTCCCATGCTTATTTGTTTTTTGGCCCGGAAAGAGTGGGGAAAAAAACTATTGCCTTCGAATTTATTAAACTTCTTAATTGCCAGGAAAAAAATTTTAAAAATAAACCCTGCGAAAAATGTCAAAGCTGCAAGGACTTGGAAAGAAAATCTCATCCCGATTTTATTTTAATAGAGCCTCAGCCTGAAAAAAAAGAAATTGAAATTGCTCAAATTAAAAATTTGACTTGGCAATTATCTTTAAAAAAATATTATTCTCCTTTTAAAGCAGCCATAATTGATAGCGCTCATTTGATGAATCAGGAAGCGCAAAATTGTTTATTAAAAACCCTGGAAGAACCCAAGGGCCAGGCAATTATAATTTTAACAACCGCTTTTCCGGAACTGCTTTTGCCGACAATCGTTTCCCGGACAAAAAGAATTAGATTTTCCCGAGTGGCAAAAAAAGAAATGGAAAACTTTTTAAAAAATAAAGAAATCTCAGAAGAAAAAATCAAAAAATTAATTTCAGTCGGCTGGGGAAGGCCCGGCGAGATTATGGATTTTTTAAATAACCCGGAAAAGCTGAAAGTAAGAGAAGAAAGAATAGAAGAATTAAAGAACCTTATTGGTTCTCCATTAAACGTGAGATTCGAATATGCTAAAAAGATTACCCAGGATGCCTGGCAACTGAAAGAAATTTTGGATATTTGGCTGGAATATTTCAGAAACAACCTTTTTTCTTTAGTCGGTTCTTCAGACGAAAAAAAATCATTTTTAAAATTAAAAAAAAATATTAATCTGATTCAGGATATTAATTTTTTACTTTCCAAAACCGAAATAAATCCAACCTTAGCTTTAGAGAACTTATTGTTGGAAATTTAA
- a CDS encoding ribosome-recycling factor — MEYQKITDKIKPELDKAINFLEREISKIRISGISIDLIEDIEVDCFGQKMKLKQLAAISFSESRQIIIQTWDDSYMEAVQGAIEKANIGVKPIVDKKMIRLSLPPLSEEYRQDLIKMISEKKEGARRTVRHLRDEIWKEIQNSEREGKISEDDKYRAKDKLEDLVSDTNKKIEEISEKKKKEITAG, encoded by the coding sequence ATGGAATACCAAAAAATTACAGATAAAATAAAGCCGGAACTGGATAAAGCAATTAATTTTTTAGAAAGGGAAATTTCTAAAATAAGGATTAGCGGGATTTCAATAGATTTAATTGAAGACATAGAAGTTGATTGTTTTGGCCAGAAAATGAAGCTAAAACAATTGGCGGCGATTTCTTTTTCCGAGTCCCGCCAGATTATTATTCAGACCTGGGACGATTCTTACATGGAAGCAGTTCAAGGAGCCATTGAAAAAGCCAATATTGGGGTAAAGCCGATTGTGGATAAAAAAATGATTCGTCTTTCTTTGCCGCCCCTAAGCGAAGAATACCGCCAGGACTTGATTAAAATGATTTCAGAGAAAAAAGAAGGAGCTCGCCGGACAGTAAGGCACCTTCGGGACGAAATTTGGAAGGAAATTCAAAACAGCGAAAGAGAAGGCAAGATTTCCGAAGACGATAAATACAGGGCAAAAGACAAGCTTGAAGATTTGGTTTCTGACACCAATAAAAAAATAGAAGAAATAAGTGAAAAAAAGAAAAAAGAAATAACAGCGGGTTAA
- a CDS encoding site-2 protease family protein, whose product MFLTIIIALISLMSLLAIHEFGHFILAKKFGVKVEEFGFGYPPRIFGKKIGETIYSINLIPFGAFVKICGEEGEGNKEPWNFLAKPIWQRMLIILGGVVSFWIIAVIILSFVSALWGVPTGVDDDEKYDALNPNIIISEVLKDSPAQKAGIEMGDSIRIMKFESN is encoded by the coding sequence ATGTTTTTAACAATAATCATTGCTTTAATCAGTTTAATGAGTTTATTAGCCATTCATGAGTTTGGCCATTTTATTTTAGCGAAAAAATTTGGAGTTAAAGTGGAGGAATTCGGGTTCGGTTATCCTCCTCGGATTTTCGGAAAAAAAATTGGAGAAACAATATATTCAATTAATCTTATTCCATTTGGCGCTTTTGTTAAGATTTGCGGAGAAGAGGGAGAAGGAAACAAGGAACCTTGGAATTTTTTAGCTAAACCAATTTGGCAAAGAATGTTGATTATATTAGGAGGAGTGGTCAGTTTTTGGATAATAGCTGTAATTATTTTATCTTTCGTTTCGGCTCTGTGGGGGGTACCTACGGGAGTAGATGATGATGAAAAATATGATGCTTTAAATCCAAACATTATAATCTCAGAAGTTTTAAAAGATTCGCCAGCCCAAAAAGCAGGAATAGAGATGGGGGATTCTATCAGAATAATGAAATTTGAAAGTAATG
- a CDS encoding Dna2/Cas4 domain-containing protein, producing MLKEIIDKFYLDGQRDKEQNHFYVTDAGKCSRSIFFKFKNAPRKEMEANILRLFDHGDAIHKLIMKSLVSTRDIHVVASEVTIPPQEIISGRADAILSDGKELYVLDIKSMNSMIFRTLENPKEENVNQIQLYLHYFKIPKGILLYVNKDNQELKEFFVYYDKKLVEPILKTLANLKEKIDLNIIPARISSYPDSWQCKYCQFKDICKIGKSDEMDWEEFKDKIEKESQKKIKK from the coding sequence ATGTTAAAAGAAATTATTGATAAATTTTATTTGGACGGACAAAGAGATAAAGAACAAAATCATTTTTACGTTACCGATGCCGGCAAGTGTTCCCGTTCGATATTTTTTAAGTTTAAAAACGCCCCCAGAAAAGAAATGGAGGCAAACATTTTAAGATTGTTTGACCACGGAGACGCTATCCACAAACTCATAATGAAGTCATTGGTCAGCACCAGAGATATTCATGTTGTGGCTTCCGAGGTGACAATTCCCCCTCAGGAGATAATTTCCGGCAGAGCGGACGCCATATTGAGCGATGGAAAGGAGCTATACGTTTTGGACATTAAAAGCATGAATAGCATGATTTTCAGGACCTTGGAGAATCCCAAAGAGGAAAATGTTAATCAGATTCAGCTTTATTTGCATTATTTTAAAATTCCAAAAGGCATTTTGCTTTACGTTAATAAAGACAATCAAGAATTAAAAGAATTTTTTGTTTATTACGATAAAAAGTTAGTCGAACCGATTTTAAAAACTCTCGCAAATTTAAAAGAAAAAATAGATTTAAACATTATTCCCGCCAGAATTTCCAGCTATCCCGACAGTTGGCAGTGTAAGTACTGTCAGTTTAAGGACATTTGCAAGATCGGAAAGAGCGACGAGATGGATTGGGAGGAATTTAAAGATAAAATTGAGAAGGAAAGCCAGAAAAAGATTAAAAAATAA
- a CDS encoding DNA-directed RNA polymerase subunit alpha: protein MIPLPQKPKIIETKKNSVVFEIEDLYPGYGVTIGNSLRRVLLSSLEGAAITRVKIKGVQHEFSTLSGVLEDVLQICQNLKLLRFKVYTDEPQQAFLKIKGEKEVKAGDFELPSQVELINKDAHLATITSKSTSLEMEIQIEKGVGYVPVELRGKEKLGVGEICLDAIFTPIKTVAFHVENMRVGDRTDFNRLKIEIETDGTITPQEALSRAAKILVEHFSLIPEEEKKEKEGRKSIGKKDENVLETKIEDLKLSTRTINALSANKIKTVGGILKRKLSEIEGLGEKGIKEIKKVLKKLNIELETEEK, encoded by the coding sequence ATGATTCCTTTACCTCAAAAACCAAAAATTATTGAAACTAAAAAAAACTCGGTTGTTTTTGAAATAGAAGACTTGTATCCGGGATACGGAGTTACCATTGGTAACTCTTTGAGACGGGTTTTGCTTTCTTCTTTGGAAGGGGCGGCTATTACCCGGGTTAAAATTAAAGGAGTTCAGCACGAATTTTCAACACTATCCGGAGTTTTGGAAGACGTTCTTCAAATTTGCCAAAATTTGAAACTTTTAAGGTTTAAGGTTTATACCGACGAACCCCAGCAAGCTTTTTTAAAGATAAAAGGCGAAAAAGAGGTGAAAGCGGGTGATTTTGAGCTGCCATCCCAAGTGGAATTGATAAATAAGGATGCTCATTTAGCTACCATTACTTCAAAAAGCACTTCCTTGGAAATGGAAATCCAGATAGAAAAAGGAGTGGGTTATGTTCCGGTAGAACTAAGAGGAAAAGAAAAATTGGGAGTGGGCGAGATTTGCCTGGATGCCATTTTTACTCCGATTAAAACCGTGGCTTTTCACGTTGAGAACATGCGAGTCGGGGACAGAACCGATTTTAACAGATTAAAAATTGAAATTGAAACTGACGGCACCATTACTCCCCAAGAAGCATTATCCAGGGCGGCTAAGATTTTAGTTGAGCATTTCTCTTTGATTCCCGAAGAAGAGAAAAAAGAAAAAGAAGGAAGAAAATCAATCGGCAAAAAAGACGAGAATGTTTTGGAAACGAAAATAGAAGATTTGAAATTATCCACTCGAACAATCAATGCTTTGAGCGCGAATAAAATTAAAACCGTAGGCGGAATTTTAAAAAGAAAACTATCGGAAATAGAAGGACTGGGGGAGAAAGGAATCAAAGAAATTAAAAAGGTTTTAAAAAAGTTAAACATTGAACTGGAAACAGAAGAAAAATAG
- the rplQ gene encoding 50S ribosomal protein L17: MKKRKKGRKFNRETSQRKALLIGLANNLFLKEKIKTTQAKAKELAGFAEKYITKAKEINLAKKRLLLRDLSSRVVAKLEKEIAPRYKTRPGGYTRIIKLGRRTKSDGAKMAIIELIK; this comes from the coding sequence ATGAAAAAAAGAAAAAAGGGCCGAAAATTCAACAGAGAAACAAGCCAAAGAAAGGCGCTTTTAATCGGGCTCGCAAATAATTTATTTTTGAAAGAAAAAATTAAAACCACCCAGGCCAAAGCCAAAGAGCTTGCCGGTTTTGCTGAAAAATACATAACCAAAGCTAAAGAAATTAATTTGGCAAAAAAAAGATTATTGCTTAGAGATTTATCTTCTAGGGTTGTTGCGAAGTTGGAAAAAGAAATTGCTCCAAGATATAAAACAAGACCGGGCGGTTATACCAGAATTATAAAATTAGGCCGAAGAACCAAATCCGATGGCGCTAAAATGGCGATAATTGAATTAATTAAATAA
- a CDS encoding type II secretion system protein — translation MKENKGFTLIELLVVIAIIGILSSIVLVSLGSTRGKARDARRQSDVRQMGLAMEMYYDSHNSVYTTTDPMTTGVTNFLSPFPQDPTAGKSYQWVTNSGAACGGAAIGQWYCIWATTEQGTQAGMNMVIFANQRGTKSTNTDGATWAAMTTRMNTYCCSW, via the coding sequence ATGAAAGAAAATAAAGGTTTTACCTTAATTGAGTTGTTAGTTGTGATAGCCATAATTGGAATCTTGTCTTCCATTGTTTTAGTTTCTTTGGGCAGCACTAGGGGCAAAGCCAGAGATGCCAGAAGACAATCAGATGTCAGGCAGATGGGCTTAGCTATGGAAATGTATTATGACTCTCACAACAGCGTTTATACAACAACCGACCCTATGACTACAGGGGTTACAAACTTTTTAAGCCCTTTTCCGCAAGATCCAACAGCTGGTAAATCTTATCAGTGGGTAACCAATAGTGGGGCGGCCTGCGGTGGTGCGGCAATTGGCCAATGGTATTGTATTTGGGCGACTACTGAACAGGGGACACAAGCAGGAATGAATATGGTTATTTTTGCCAATCAGAGAGGAACTAAATCAACCAATACAGACGGAGCAACATGGGCAGCAATGACAACAAGGATGAATACTTATTGTTGTTCGTGGTAA